In Desulfuromonas acetoxidans DSM 684, one genomic interval encodes:
- a CDS encoding chemotaxis protein CheW, whose translation MADSREQRILKQRAEQLARPDDTIEVGRLLPVVEFRLAQEVYAFELVQVKKVVPVSALVALPGAPSFIAGITHFSGQILSVVDLRSFFELPMPKNDSRQKLIILRNRDMKMAVLAEEVLGVRELEEQRLQTNLPTLTGVRERYLKGVSPDQTIVLDVAKILSDERLIVDQA comes from the coding sequence ATGGCTGATTCGCGAGAACAACGGATTTTAAAACAACGCGCCGAGCAATTGGCGCGCCCGGACGATACTATTGAGGTCGGACGTCTGTTGCCGGTGGTCGAGTTTCGTCTTGCTCAGGAAGTGTATGCCTTTGAACTGGTGCAGGTTAAAAAGGTAGTGCCGGTGTCGGCTCTGGTTGCGTTGCCCGGTGCTCCGTCCTTTATCGCCGGGATCACCCATTTTTCCGGTCAGATTCTGTCTGTGGTTGATCTGCGCAGTTTTTTTGAACTACCGATGCCAAAAAATGACAGTCGCCAGAAGTTGATTATCTTGCGGAACCGTGACATGAAGATGGCGGTTTTGGCTGAAGAGGTTCTCGGTGTCCGCGAACTGGAGGAACAGCGCCTGCAAACAAATTTGCCGACATTGACCGGAGTGCGCGAGCGTTACCTCAAGGGAGTGTCACCGGATCAAACCATTGTTCTTGATGTGGCGAAGATCCTGTCTGATGAGCGATTGATTGTCGATCAGGCCTGA
- a CDS encoding CheR family methyltransferase, which translates to MDGAQVVSPETCYELSAFVHKRFGMFFPPERHNDLLRAVSRACDESGFSDPQAYVDWVLAALHSDKELEPLVTSLTIGETYFFRDPGLFAALREVVVPQRVRQAREAKTLRVWSAGCSTGEEPYSIAMLLDHYGLINSDWSVDLLATDVNVKSLRHARKGIYSRWSFRGLSEPMQQRYFDAVDDHHWQLKEVIRQRVDFSYLNLAAPPFRISDDARCRCDIILCRNVLMYFSRELREQILAELTRMLDDGGWLVVSPSEAGLVAVDGLHSVHINGMVLHRKGIGEVTRPVSRPVLPKRVTPREKSPPKVSVPPVKAAKAAVKPARTAAPPDEPLVSVELCADLVEQGAYAQAMTQLENLLAQCQPDRREQARINLLLAKCHANIGHTDLAQENLEQALRLDQMNPVAHYLSGVIALEEHDVDQARHSLERALYLDEDYIMAQLTMGMLQGQCGDVVQQKKSFARIHLLLDRLADDEVIPDSGGMTVSHLRLSLKN; encoded by the coding sequence ATGGATGGTGCACAAGTGGTTTCACCGGAAACCTGTTATGAACTCAGTGCGTTTGTGCATAAACGGTTCGGCATGTTCTTTCCTCCGGAACGCCATAACGACCTGTTGCGTGCTGTGAGTCGTGCTTGTGATGAATCGGGTTTTAGTGATCCGCAAGCCTATGTTGACTGGGTGTTAGCGGCACTGCACAGTGACAAAGAGCTGGAACCGCTGGTGACCAGCCTGACGATTGGTGAAACCTATTTTTTCCGTGATCCGGGATTGTTTGCGGCGTTGCGCGAAGTGGTCGTTCCCCAGCGGGTTCGTCAGGCCAGAGAAGCCAAGACATTACGGGTGTGGAGTGCGGGATGCAGCACCGGTGAAGAACCCTATTCCATCGCCATGTTGCTCGACCATTACGGGCTGATCAACAGTGACTGGTCAGTTGACCTGCTGGCCACGGATGTCAATGTCAAGTCACTGCGCCACGCTCGTAAAGGCATCTATTCGCGCTGGTCGTTTCGTGGGCTGTCTGAACCGATGCAGCAGCGTTATTTTGACGCTGTTGATGACCATCACTGGCAGCTCAAGGAGGTTATCCGTCAGCGGGTGGATTTCAGCTACCTGAATCTGGCGGCACCCCCGTTTCGTATCAGTGACGATGCACGGTGCCGCTGTGATATTATCCTGTGTCGCAACGTTTTGATGTATTTTTCGCGTGAACTGCGCGAGCAGATTCTTGCCGAGTTGACCCGTATGCTCGATGACGGCGGCTGGCTGGTGGTGAGTCCGAGTGAGGCGGGGCTGGTTGCGGTCGATGGTTTGCATTCGGTGCATATCAATGGCATGGTGTTACACCGAAAAGGGATTGGAGAGGTGACGCGGCCTGTTTCTCGTCCGGTGCTGCCGAAGCGGGTTACACCCCGTGAAAAATCACCGCCTAAGGTATCTGTGCCCCCAGTCAAAGCCGCTAAGGCAGCGGTGAAACCAGCGCGTACTGCCGCGCCGCCTGATGAGCCGTTGGTGAGCGTGGAGCTTTGCGCGGATCTGGTTGAACAAGGGGCGTATGCTCAGGCGATGACGCAGTTAGAGAACTTGTTAGCTCAATGCCAACCGGACCGGCGTGAGCAGGCGCGAATCAATCTGCTGCTGGCCAAGTGCCATGCCAATATCGGTCATACCGATCTGGCGCAGGAAAATCTTGAACAGGCGTTGCGCCTTGATCAGATGAATCCGGTCGCACATTATCTCAGCGGTGTGATTGCCCTCGAAGAGCACGATGTCGACCAGGCCAGACACAGTCTTGAACGAGCGCTCTATCTCGATGAGGACTATATTATGGCCCAATTGACCATGGGGATGCTTCAGGGCCAGTGTGGTGATGTGGTGCAGCAAAAAAAATCGTTTGCCCGCATCCACCTGCTTCTTGACCGGTTGGCCGACGATGAGGTGATTCCCGATTCCGGTGGTATGACAGTGTCGCATCTGCGCTTGTCGCTAAAGAATTGA
- a CDS encoding chemotaxis protein CheW, with translation MNSFSQPLFLFVLYSRLNVVIVSVYLLEVSVLIDDNCIMRKYFPFRIDETWYALPLELVETVVRSVALIALPEAASGLLGLIDYKGTAYPVVDVRFRLHRLSQPVGVDQRIILAHRDEQVVAFLADEVESVIEVSDAQLKQSAEIFPDMDSYVTAILWHDEKKLQLCDAETFLYFDHELIKRHKGESVSSKPITDQ, from the coding sequence GTGAATTCATTTTCACAGCCTCTTTTTTTATTTGTGCTGTACAGTCGTCTAAATGTGGTTATAGTTAGCGTTTATTTGCTTGAAGTTTCTGTTTTAATTGACGATAACTGTATTATGAGAAAATATTTCCCCTTCCGGATTGACGAAACCTGGTATGCCCTGCCGCTTGAGCTGGTGGAGACGGTGGTGCGTTCTGTGGCGTTGATTGCGTTGCCTGAAGCCGCCAGCGGTCTGCTGGGTTTGATCGATTATAAAGGGACCGCTTATCCGGTTGTAGATGTGCGGTTTCGCCTCCACAGGCTATCCCAACCTGTTGGTGTGGATCAGAGAATTATTTTAGCCCATCGTGATGAGCAGGTTGTGGCATTTTTAGCGGATGAAGTGGAGTCAGTGATCGAGGTATCCGACGCCCAACTGAAGCAGTCCGCTGAAATTTTTCCGGACATGGACAGCTATGTGACGGCGATTCTCTGGCATGATGAAAAAAAACTACAGTTATGCGATGCCGAAACCTTTTTGTACTTTGACCACGAATTGATTAAGCGACATAAGGGCGAGAGTGTCTCGTCGAAGCCGATAACAGACCAGTAA
- a CDS encoding GTP-binding protein: MSFINYASREINCKIVYYGPGLCGKTTNLQHVYQKTAPDSKGKMISLATESERTLFFDFLPLALGEVRGFKTRFHLYTVPGQVFYDASRKLILKGVDGVVFVADSQEERMDANIESLENLRDNLEEQGYDLDKLPYVVQYNKQDLANLSPIEELQRFVNPTKVPEFKACAMSGVGVFETLKAIAKLVLLDLKKGGR, encoded by the coding sequence ATGTCTTTTATCAACTACGCCTCGCGTGAGATTAACTGCAAAATTGTTTATTACGGCCCCGGTTTATGTGGCAAAACCACCAATTTGCAGCACGTCTACCAAAAAACGGCGCCGGATTCCAAAGGCAAGATGATCTCCCTGGCCACGGAATCGGAGCGGACGCTGTTTTTTGACTTCCTGCCCCTGGCTCTGGGCGAGGTGCGTGGCTTCAAAACCCGCTTTCATCTTTATACTGTTCCTGGTCAGGTGTTTTATGATGCCTCGCGTAAATTGATCCTCAAGGGGGTCGATGGCGTGGTGTTTGTTGCCGACTCGCAGGAAGAGCGGATGGACGCCAATATCGAGAGTCTTGAGAACTTGCGCGATAATCTTGAAGAGCAGGGCTATGATCTCGATAAACTGCCGTATGTGGTGCAATACAACAAGCAGGATCTCGCCAATTTAAGCCCGATTGAAGAACTGCAGCGGTTTGTCAATCCGACCAAAGTTCCTGAATTCAAGGCCTGCGCCATGAGTGGGGTTGGGGTGTTCGAAACCCTTAAAGCCATTGCCAAACTTGTTCTTCTTGATCTGAAAAAAGGTGGGCGATAA
- a CDS encoding roadblock/LC7 domain-containing protein gives MFGSQATFVLYDDEVVKVKEILDNLLKASNAKSIYLVDKNGQMIATSGDVSGMDTTSLASLTAGNIAATGGLAKLVGEKEFAIQFHEGEKDNIHISIVGGRVILVIIFDERSSLGLVRLRVKKASMALEALFDEISSKSSDQASGRERSNPFAEITDDDIDNLFS, from the coding sequence ATGTTTGGCTCTCAGGCTACCTTTGTTCTTTACGATGACGAAGTCGTCAAAGTAAAAGAAATACTCGATAATCTTCTAAAAGCGTCCAACGCAAAATCAATCTATCTGGTGGATAAAAACGGCCAGATGATAGCGACGTCCGGAGATGTTAGCGGCATGGACACTACCAGTCTGGCTTCGCTGACTGCAGGCAATATCGCCGCCACCGGAGGCTTGGCCAAACTGGTTGGAGAAAAAGAGTTTGCCATACAGTTTCACGAAGGGGAGAAGGACAATATTCATATCTCCATCGTTGGCGGGCGTGTCATCCTGGTGATTATCTTTGATGAGCGCAGTTCCCTGGGGTTGGTACGGCTTCGGGTTAAAAAGGCCAGCATGGCCCTTGAGGCATTGTTTGATGAGATCAGCTCAAAAAGCAGTGACCAGGCGAGTGGTCGGGAGCGAAGCAATCCGTTCGCAGAGATTACCGACGATGATATCGACAATCTGTTCAGCTAA
- the nifJ gene encoding pyruvate:ferredoxin (flavodoxin) oxidoreductase: MSRKMVNIDGNTAAAHVAHATNEVVAIYPITPSSVMGEISDAKSAAGEKNIWGTIPKVVEMQSEGGAAGAVHGALQAGALTTTFTASQGLLLMIPNMYKIAGELTSTVFHVSARAISAQALSIFGDHSDVMSCRPCGWGMLCSNTVQEVMDFALLAQSTTLRTRIPFLHYFDGFRTSHEVQKVEELTQDDMRALIDDELVRAHKARSLSPDHPVLRGTAQNPDVYFQGRETVTKFYESIPDVLQGEMDKLAKLVGRQYKLVDYVGAPDAEKVIIVMGSGADTVEELVEHMASQGEKVGVLKVRLFLPFPTKAFAEAMPASVKKIAVLDRTKEPGSLGEPLYQAVRTAIGEAMEEGIYKGEGYPKVVGGRFGLGSYEFTPGMAKSVFDNLDAAKSKNHFVVGIKDDVTGNSLDFDPNFKVPSDCYAAMFYGLGSDGTVGANKNSIKIIGETTDNKVQAYFVYDSKKAGSMTTSHLRFGKKAIKSPYLIDSADFIACHNFSFLEKYDILSNINEGGTFLLNSPYGKDEIWNNIPKEVQQQIVDKKLKFYVIDGVHLGEAIGLGPRINVIMQTAFFKISGIIPLETAVAEIKNAIVKSYGKAGEKVVAMNQEAVDRALEEIHEVTPGPVGSELHIHGAIEGEAPEFVKNTTAAIIEGKGQDLPISAMPADGTFPTGTAKYEKRNIAVNIPVWEQDLCIQCGICSFVCPHASIRMKAYDPAELDGAPETFKSVDAKGKEMAGMKFTLQVAPEDCTGCGACVHNCPAKSKEEEGKKAINMTFQAPLRDAEAVNWEFFLNLPDPDEKLFKRQTLKGSQFLPPTFEFSGACAGCGETPFVKLLSQLFGDRALIANATGCSSIYGGNLPTTPWTTRKDGLGPAWSNSLFEDNAEFGYGMRLSVDKFKEYAQELLASASEQLCKAGSEYAELIKEIQGADQSTQEGIEAQRARIATLKAGLEKCPDNNSKQLLSVADYLVEKSVWIVGGDGWAYDIGYGGLDHVLASGENVNVLVLDTEVYSNTGGQASKATPLGAVAQFAAGGKRMGKKDLGMISMTYGNIYVAKVSMSNPAQCVKAFLEAEAYDGPSIILAYSHCIAHGINMTTAVDECKKAVNSGHWPLFRYDPRLSEQGKNPLQLDSKDPSISFEDYAYGENRFRVLKKAQPEVAERLMTQATKETSARFDLYKKLADMDPDCGK; this comes from the coding sequence ATGTCGCGTAAGATGGTAAACATCGATGGCAATACCGCCGCGGCTCATGTCGCTCATGCGACCAATGAGGTCGTTGCGATTTATCCCATCACCCCGTCTTCGGTTATGGGCGAAATTTCCGACGCCAAAAGTGCGGCGGGCGAGAAGAACATTTGGGGAACCATCCCCAAAGTTGTTGAGATGCAGTCCGAAGGTGGTGCCGCCGGTGCTGTCCACGGTGCTCTGCAGGCTGGTGCGCTGACCACGACCTTTACCGCGTCGCAAGGTCTGCTGCTGATGATTCCCAACATGTACAAGATTGCCGGTGAGCTGACCTCAACGGTTTTTCATGTTTCAGCCCGTGCTATTTCGGCTCAGGCGCTGTCCATCTTCGGCGATCACTCCGATGTCATGTCCTGCCGCCCCTGCGGCTGGGGGATGCTGTGCTCCAACACCGTTCAGGAGGTCATGGACTTTGCTCTGTTGGCTCAGTCCACCACTCTGCGCACGCGCATCCCCTTCCTGCACTATTTTGACGGCTTTCGCACGTCCCACGAAGTTCAAAAGGTTGAAGAACTGACTCAGGATGATATGCGTGCCTTGATTGATGACGAGCTGGTGCGAGCCCATAAAGCGCGTTCCCTTTCTCCGGACCATCCGGTACTGCGTGGTACCGCTCAAAACCCTGACGTGTACTTCCAGGGTCGTGAGACGGTCACCAAGTTCTACGAGTCGATTCCCGACGTGCTGCAAGGCGAGATGGACAAGTTGGCCAAGCTGGTCGGTCGTCAGTACAAACTGGTTGATTACGTGGGTGCCCCTGATGCCGAGAAGGTGATCATTGTCATGGGTTCCGGTGCTGATACGGTTGAAGAACTGGTTGAGCATATGGCGTCTCAAGGCGAGAAGGTTGGTGTTCTTAAGGTGCGTCTGTTCCTGCCGTTCCCGACCAAGGCTTTTGCTGAAGCCATGCCGGCTTCCGTTAAGAAGATTGCTGTTCTTGATCGTACCAAGGAGCCCGGCTCCCTGGGTGAGCCTCTCTATCAGGCGGTACGTACTGCCATTGGCGAAGCCATGGAAGAGGGCATCTACAAAGGCGAAGGTTACCCGAAAGTTGTCGGCGGCCGTTTCGGCCTCGGTTCCTACGAGTTTACTCCGGGTATGGCCAAGTCCGTGTTTGACAACCTCGATGCGGCGAAGTCCAAGAACCATTTTGTCGTTGGTATTAAAGACGATGTGACCGGCAACAGCCTCGATTTCGATCCCAACTTCAAAGTGCCTTCCGACTGCTACGCCGCGATGTTCTACGGTCTCGGTTCCGACGGTACGGTTGGTGCCAACAAGAACTCCATCAAGATCATCGGTGAGACCACGGACAACAAGGTTCAGGCCTACTTTGTCTATGACTCCAAAAAAGCGGGCAGCATGACCACCAGTCACCTGCGTTTCGGTAAGAAGGCCATCAAGTCGCCTTACCTGATCGACAGTGCCGACTTTATTGCGTGCCATAACTTCTCTTTCCTTGAGAAGTACGACATCCTCAGCAATATCAACGAGGGCGGCACCTTCCTGCTCAACAGCCCCTACGGCAAAGATGAGATCTGGAATAACATTCCCAAGGAAGTTCAGCAGCAGATTGTTGACAAGAAGCTGAAGTTCTACGTCATTGACGGTGTGCACCTCGGTGAGGCCATTGGCCTCGGTCCCCGCATCAACGTCATCATGCAGACCGCATTCTTCAAAATTTCCGGCATTATTCCGCTGGAGACCGCTGTTGCTGAGATCAAGAACGCCATTGTCAAGTCCTACGGCAAAGCGGGTGAGAAAGTGGTTGCCATGAATCAGGAAGCGGTTGATCGCGCCCTGGAAGAGATCCATGAAGTGACTCCGGGTCCGGTTGGCAGCGAACTGCACATTCACGGCGCCATCGAAGGGGAAGCTCCTGAGTTCGTTAAGAACACCACCGCTGCCATCATTGAAGGCAAAGGTCAGGATCTGCCCATCTCGGCCATGCCTGCTGACGGCACCTTCCCGACGGGTACCGCTAAGTACGAGAAGCGTAACATCGCCGTTAATATCCCGGTTTGGGAACAGGATCTGTGTATTCAATGTGGTATCTGTTCCTTCGTCTGCCCCCATGCGTCGATCCGCATGAAGGCGTACGATCCGGCTGAACTTGATGGTGCTCCTGAGACCTTTAAGTCGGTTGATGCCAAAGGTAAAGAGATGGCCGGCATGAAGTTCACCCTGCAGGTGGCTCCTGAGGACTGCACCGGTTGTGGCGCCTGTGTTCACAACTGCCCGGCCAAGAGCAAGGAAGAGGAAGGCAAGAAAGCCATCAACATGACCTTCCAGGCGCCGCTGCGTGATGCAGAAGCGGTTAACTGGGAGTTCTTCCTCAACCTGCCCGATCCTGACGAGAAGCTGTTTAAGCGTCAGACCCTCAAGGGCAGCCAGTTCCTGCCGCCGACCTTTGAATTTTCCGGTGCCTGCGCCGGTTGTGGTGAGACGCCGTTCGTCAAGCTGCTGTCCCAGCTGTTTGGTGACCGTGCTCTGATCGCCAATGCTACCGGTTGCTCCTCCATCTATGGTGGTAACCTGCCGACTACCCCTTGGACCACCCGTAAGGACGGTCTGGGTCCGGCATGGAGTAACTCTCTGTTTGAGGACAATGCTGAGTTTGGTTACGGCATGCGCCTCTCCGTCGACAAATTCAAAGAGTACGCTCAGGAATTGTTGGCCAGCGCATCAGAGCAACTGTGTAAGGCCGGCAGCGAATATGCCGAGCTGATCAAAGAGATCCAGGGTGCCGACCAAAGCACGCAGGAAGGGATCGAAGCACAGCGTGCCCGTATCGCCACCTTGAAGGCCGGTCTGGAAAAATGCCCGGACAACAACTCCAAGCAACTGTTGTCGGTTGCTGACTACCTGGTTGAGAAATCGGTGTGGATCGTCGGTGGTGACGGCTGGGCGTATGACATCGGTTACGGCGGTCTGGATCATGTTCTCGCTTCCGGCGAAAACGTCAATGTCCTGGTCCTCGACACCGAGGTGTACTCCAACACCGGTGGTCAGGCGTCCAAGGCAACTCCGCTCGGCGCAGTGGCTCAATTTGCCGCCGGTGGTAAGCGCATGGGCAAAAAGGACCTCGGCATGATCAGCATGACCTACGGCAACATTTATGTGGCCAAAGTGTCCATGTCCAATCCGGCTCAGTGTGTTAAAGCCTTCCTTGAGGCCGAAGCCTATGATGGTCCGTCCATTATCCTGGCCTACAGCCACTGCATCGCCCATGGTATCAATATGACCACTGCGGTTGATGAGTGTAAAAAGGCGGTTAACTCCGGTCACTGGCCGTTGTTCCGCTACGATCCCCGCCTGTCCGAGCAAGGCAAGAACCCGCTGCAGCTCGACAGCAAGGATCCGAGCATCAGTTTCGAGGATTACGCCTATGGTGAGAACCGTTTCCGCGTTCTCAAGAAAGCCCAGCCTGAAGTGGCTGAGCGTCTGATGACTCAGGCCACCAAGGAAACGTCTGCCCGTTTCGATCTGTACAAGAAACTGGCGGATATGGATCCGGATTGCGGTAAGTAA
- the recR gene encoding recombination mediator RecR codes for MLDSIPSLNRLIVELGKFPGIGRKTATRLAFHVMQQSEEQSQALVEAIQNLKQRVRFCSTCFHVTEQDPCVLCTSTSRDDSLLCVVEQPQDLMAIERGHSYRGRYHVLHGVLSPLDGVGPDDLKIAELVERVRQGNFNEVIVATNFSIEGEATALYLSRLLQPFGVRITRLAHGIPMGSDLEYVDDATVGRAIEGRRDL; via the coding sequence ATGCTAGACTCAATTCCCTCATTGAACCGATTGATCGTGGAGCTGGGAAAGTTCCCCGGTATCGGACGTAAAACAGCAACCCGACTTGCTTTTCACGTGATGCAGCAGTCGGAGGAGCAGTCGCAGGCTCTGGTCGAAGCCATTCAGAATCTGAAACAGCGTGTTCGGTTTTGTTCGACCTGCTTTCATGTGACGGAGCAGGATCCCTGCGTGTTGTGCACCAGCACCAGTCGTGACGACAGCCTGCTGTGTGTGGTGGAGCAACCGCAGGATCTGATGGCCATAGAACGAGGCCACAGTTACCGCGGGCGCTACCATGTGCTGCATGGTGTGCTGTCACCGCTTGATGGTGTCGGCCCGGATGATTTGAAGATTGCCGAACTGGTCGAGCGAGTGCGCCAGGGAAACTTTAACGAGGTGATCGTCGCCACCAATTTCTCCATTGAGGGGGAAGCAACGGCTCTGTATTTGAGCCGGTTGTTGCAGCCGTTTGGGGTGCGGATCACACGGCTGGCTCATGGTATTCCCATGGGCAGCGATCTTGAGTATGTTGATGATGCGACTGTAGGGCGCGCGATTGAAGGTCGTCGTGATCTGTAA
- a CDS encoding YbaB/EbfC family nucleoid-associated protein — translation MAKGLGNMMKQAQQMQQKMARIQEEVAKQEIEASAGGGMVTVVVNGKQEVLSIKIDPNVVDPQDVDMLQDLILVATNEAVRKSQDIMQQEMSKLTGGMNIPGLF, via the coding sequence ATGGCAAAAGGGTTAGGGAACATGATGAAGCAGGCCCAGCAGATGCAGCAGAAAATGGCGCGCATCCAGGAAGAGGTGGCCAAGCAGGAGATCGAAGCTAGTGCCGGTGGCGGTATGGTCACCGTGGTGGTGAACGGCAAGCAGGAGGTTTTGTCGATCAAGATCGATCCGAATGTTGTTGATCCTCAGGATGTCGATATGTTGCAGGATCTGATTCTGGTGGCGACCAATGAAGCGGTTCGCAAAAGCCAGGATATCATGCAGCAGGAGATGTCGAAGCTCACTGGTGGGATGAATATCCCCGGTCTGTTTTAA
- the dnaX gene encoding DNA polymerase III subunit gamma/tau: MSYLVMARKWRPQTFADLVGQEHVSRTLANAIASGRVHHAFLFTGARGVGKTSAARILAKALNCENGPSAEPCNQCQHCEEISSGHSVDVFEIDGASNTGVDDVRELRETLRYMPSQCRYKIFIIDEVHMLSINAFNALLKTLEEPPEHVKFIFATTEPHKIPVTILSRCQRFDFRKIPAPKVVAQLRRIVDAENITISDRALALIAQRGGGSMRDSLSTLDQVVAFCSEQVADEDVQGLLGMVDRRLLFDALEGCMRQDCSMVLNVVRRVDDLGHSFRQFCQELVETVRQAILCSLVENPEEDLGVFGDELHALKSLSALAGQDDWQRLLSMLIKVETELSASSFPRLLVEMTLVRAASLPPAKDIAGLIRKVEALEGGYSSGSVPRPQPQQAPPVSAMMPKESPPAPAPPSATAPQSAPSPVSAPSVSAAEESQPAAPVVAEAPAPVADPPSVAAPQGGAAPSDWSQLVAQVRGKSPSLASLLEYGSLMKMALPELVIGYPPSSFHLQQMNDAESRDRLTQLVRELYGLELDLKIQALTNDASGPPSLVETKKKKESDRERRLREDALTHPTVKKAIEIFSGDIESVTPIDKGFV; the protein is encoded by the coding sequence ATGTCCTATCTGGTTATGGCGCGAAAGTGGCGCCCGCAAACATTTGCTGATCTGGTCGGTCAGGAACATGTCAGTCGTACATTGGCCAATGCGATTGCCAGTGGTCGTGTCCATCATGCCTTTCTATTTACCGGAGCACGTGGCGTCGGCAAGACCTCGGCGGCGCGGATTCTCGCCAAAGCGCTGAACTGCGAAAACGGACCGTCGGCGGAGCCGTGTAATCAGTGCCAGCATTGTGAAGAGATCTCCAGCGGTCACAGCGTCGATGTGTTTGAGATCGACGGTGCCTCCAATACTGGTGTTGATGATGTGCGTGAACTGCGTGAAACGCTGCGCTATATGCCTTCACAGTGCCGCTACAAGATTTTCATCATTGACGAAGTGCACATGCTGTCGATCAATGCCTTCAATGCACTGCTCAAAACCCTCGAAGAACCTCCCGAACACGTCAAATTTATCTTTGCGACCACAGAACCGCATAAGATTCCCGTTACTATCCTGTCGCGCTGTCAGCGCTTTGATTTCCGTAAAATTCCCGCACCGAAGGTTGTGGCTCAGTTGCGGCGGATTGTCGATGCCGAGAACATTACCATCTCCGATCGTGCCCTGGCCTTGATTGCCCAGCGTGGCGGTGGCAGTATGCGTGACAGTCTGTCCACTCTGGATCAGGTGGTGGCATTCTGTTCCGAACAGGTGGCCGACGAAGATGTCCAGGGATTGCTGGGCATGGTCGATCGACGTCTGTTGTTTGATGCCTTGGAAGGGTGCATGCGTCAGGATTGTTCCATGGTGCTGAATGTGGTGCGTCGCGTTGATGATCTCGGCCACTCTTTCCGACAGTTCTGCCAGGAGTTGGTTGAAACGGTGCGCCAGGCGATTCTCTGTTCTCTGGTCGAAAACCCCGAGGAAGATCTGGGTGTTTTCGGCGACGAACTTCACGCGCTTAAATCGCTGAGCGCTCTGGCCGGTCAGGATGACTGGCAACGCTTGCTCAGTATGCTGATCAAGGTTGAGACGGAACTGTCCGCCTCTTCGTTTCCGCGCCTTCTTGTTGAAATGACGCTGGTGCGTGCCGCGAGTCTGCCGCCGGCCAAAGATATTGCCGGTCTGATTCGCAAGGTGGAAGCTCTCGAAGGGGGCTATTCTTCGGGGTCTGTTCCCCGGCCGCAACCACAGCAGGCTCCGCCGGTCTCCGCGATGATGCCGAAAGAGTCTCCCCCTGCTCCTGCACCGCCCTCTGCCACGGCACCGCAATCTGCGCCTTCGCCGGTGTCGGCACCGTCGGTGTCGGCTGCCGAGGAATCGCAACCGGCTGCACCTGTCGTTGCAGAGGCACCTGCGCCGGTGGCTGACCCGCCATCTGTTGCTGCACCGCAGGGAGGAGCCGCGCCGAGTGACTGGTCACAATTGGTGGCTCAGGTTCGGGGCAAGTCGCCTTCACTGGCGTCGTTGTTGGAGTACGGCAGTCTGATGAAGATGGCGCTACCGGAGTTGGTGATCGGCTACCCGCCGTCGTCCTTTCATCTGCAGCAGATGAATGACGCTGAATCCCGCGATCGATTGACGCAGTTGGTGCGTGAGTTGTACGGCCTGGAACTGGATCTGAAGATTCAGGCGCTGACCAATGACGCTTCCGGGCCGCCGTCTCTAGTGGAAACGAAAAAAAAAAAGGAGAGTGACCGCGAGCGACGCTTGCGTGAAGACGCTCTGACCCACCCGACGGTGAAAAAGGCAATTGAAATATTTTCCGGTGATATTGAGTCGGTGACCCCGATTGATAAAGGTTTTGTTTAA
- a CDS encoding DUF547 domain-containing protein produces MTRWFVVALFLVVFPLTSHAFDQHHTQWTDQLQKYVVWVRDGMASEVDYMAWQKDRGALTRYLQQVSAVPEREYQRWSRNEQLAFLINAYNAFTVELVLQNYPVDSIKEIGSWFSSPWKRRFFMLFGEECSLDDIEHRMIRGRYGFDEPRIHFALVCASVGCPALLDEAYIAIDLDRQLDEAVSRFLSDRQRNRFNVTTGRLEVSSLFDWYSRDFIGFRGGETLKDFFRPYAQRLSGDLVGQKQIGQGRVLLEFLPYDWNLNDHR; encoded by the coding sequence ATGACCCGTTGGTTTGTGGTGGCGTTGTTTCTGGTGGTGTTTCCGTTAACGTCTCATGCGTTTGATCAGCATCATACGCAGTGGACCGACCAGTTGCAGAAATATGTGGTCTGGGTACGTGACGGGATGGCCTCTGAAGTTGACTACATGGCCTGGCAGAAAGACCGTGGTGCTTTAACGCGCTATCTGCAGCAAGTTTCCGCTGTCCCTGAACGGGAATACCAGCGCTGGTCACGTAACGAACAGTTGGCTTTTCTTATCAATGCCTACAATGCGTTTACCGTGGAACTGGTGCTACAGAATTATCCCGTGGATTCGATCAAGGAGATCGGGTCCTGGTTCAGTTCACCGTGGAAGCGGCGTTTCTTTATGCTGTTTGGAGAGGAATGCTCCCTGGATGACATTGAACACCGGATGATTCGCGGCCGCTACGGCTTTGATGAGCCACGCATCCATTTTGCTTTGGTCTGTGCTTCGGTGGGGTGTCCGGCGTTGCTGGATGAAGCCTATATTGCCATTGATCTTGATCGGCAACTTGATGAGGCGGTGTCTCGTTTTCTGTCGGATCGGCAGCGTAACCGATTCAATGTCACCACCGGGCGGCTGGAAGTGTCGTCTCTTTTTGATTGGTACAGCCGTGATTTTATCGGTTTTCGTGGTGGGGAAACGCTAAAAGATTTCTTTCGCCCTTATGCGCAGCGGCTCAGTGGTGATCTGGTCGGGCAGAAACAGATTGGTCAAGGTCGGGTACTGTTGGAGTTTTTGCCGTATGACTGGAATCTCAATGATCATCGTTGA